A section of the Pleuronectes platessa chromosome 7, fPlePla1.1, whole genome shotgun sequence genome encodes:
- the si:ch211-256a21.4 gene encoding uncharacterized protein si:ch211-256a21.4, which translates to MCLGVGIVVCTVVNTRSCSDHLVHRLHSFVPPLTRKPLSSVSALRNMRFLDLEDSNSRFRFAQSCVGLAGCLCVSYAVWTPYWLKDQGLWTESNNTGSDQTSLKQGTVFNALEAEQVFGVLSFLMAMSTGALCLVFALCWTSRTVRSYSNTRSLLMAGQALYPTTLLLLTMASTGFFFLLSWSLFTYQHREEIRQDVSVLGSSYWLGALGWVLLMIVEATVFIVEQATVPDMLPDLEKAVESWRITTQLRAAKRSYSNV; encoded by the exons ATGTGCCTGGGTGTTGGTATTGTAGTTTGTACAGTCGTAAACACCAGGAGCTGCTCTGATCACCTTGTGCACAGACTTCACAGCTTTGTTCCACCACTGACAAGAAAG cctCTCTCGTCCGTCAGTGCTTTGAGAAATATGAGGTTTCTGGACTTGGAAGATTCCAACAGTCGCTTCAGGTTTGCTCAGTCCTGTGTGGGGCTGGCGGGCTGCCTGTGCGTGAGCTATGCAGTGTGGACACCATACTGGCTGAAGGACCAGGGGCTCTGGACAGAGTCAAACAACACTGGAAGTGACCAGACCAGCCTTAAACAGGGCACTGTCTTCAATG CCCTGGAAGCAGAGCAAGTATTCGGtgtcctctccttcctcatgGCCATGAGCACTGGGGCCCTGTGTCTGGTgtttgccctctgctggacgTCTCGGACGGTGCGGTCGTACTCCAACACCCGCTCTCTGCTCATGGCCGGACAGGCGCTCTACCCCaccaccctgctgctgctcaccatGGCCTCCACAG gtttcttcttcctcctcagctggtCTCTTTTCACTTATCAGCACCGGGAAGAGATCCGTCAAGACGTCTCGGTCCTCGGCTCTTCCTATTGGCTCGGGGCTCTCGGTTGGGTCCTGCTGATGATCGTGGAGGCGACCGTCTTTATCGTGGAACAAGCGACAGTGCCGGACATGCTACCGGACCTGGAGAAGGCCGTGGAGTCTTGGCGGATTACCACTCAACTAAGGGCTGCTAAACGCTCTTATAGCAATGTGTAG
- the accs gene encoding 1-aminocyclopropane-1-carboxylate synthase-like protein 1, which translates to MDFRGRRHERGSNWTDPEIVELLQLWSDESVQIELESSLRNQRVFDRIAHVLREKGIFRTGDQCREKIKKMKLEYRRIKDNHKMRSWKFYDVMDRVLANRPAITYASLGGAVIAQQVFQGADAFLQGVPPGAFGPASSGGFLFGQPPKAGDPLGIKCEDVEESLLNSGVAPPEMYYGSGDDQETDGQSLLGLDDTLGRGESSTNPGVSPSGFSDVNIAGSAAAAIQLAGRPVSLEQPSQGGSPSPASARQRKRRRGGKTSWSHGGARCGGQASLDRALVSFLNWQRSAEERLLSLEESRLERELQAEERREEREERRAEQERQHELRLFTMLTGALAAVRQAAPTTATPPTDPHVFPPAHPSASLITTAAAAVMSSLSQTPSEAPTAQAVPTQEATTLTPPTSVKAGKTPPIVVAVLTGEVPPAPSIYLSNRGNRFRQHQGILQEGFFQYAQDKYHETKNPHGVINMGTSENKLCYDLLLERMTKPDMLQIDPPLLQYSDWRGHTFLRQAVADFLTHYCSAPKPLKAENVVVMNGCGSLFSCVAAVICDPEDAILISTPFYGVITEDLHLYSDVNLFHVPLDCEADGKDSRPFHLTVGKLEEGLKQAEQEGLTIRGVILMNPHNPLADVYTLAEMMAFLEFAKRNELHAIVDEVYMLTVFDESFTFHSVLSADSLPDPQRTHVMWGLSKDFAMSGMRVGTLHSENRHIVEAVALLGSFHGISGPTQHQIAQLLQDREWISEEFLPVNRSRLKASHSYVTGELQSLGIPYLDRRAALYVWADLRKFLRDSSFEEELCMWRSFLRNKVVLSCGQAFSCSVPGWFRIVFADQQCNLQLGLKRFRAALKEMRESTSPHPQSIKEASEEKETSVKEDSGDSDNAATVHSTPSPRQESADPLKEKDSPVPEEALLAPEELVLLNCQSSKHAECLDSLIGTLRQQIHSSDWLEKNTPELSAGEDPEILDVFKALLQRASK; encoded by the exons ATGGACTTCCGCGGCCGGAGACACGAGCGAGGCAGCAACTGGACGGACCCGGAGAtcgtggagctgctgcagctgtggtCCGACGAGTCGGTGCAGATCGAGCTGGAGAGCTCGCTCCGCAACCAGCGGGTGTTCGACCGCATCGCCCACGTCTTGCGGGAGAAGGGAATCTTCCGCACGGGGGACCAGTGCCGGGAGAAGATTAAGAAGATGAAGCTGGAGTACCGGCGGATCAAAGACAATCACAAGATGAGGTCCTGGAAGTTCTATGACGTGATGGACCGGGTGCTGGCGAACCGGCCCGCCATCACCTACGCCTCCCTGGGCGGGGCCGTCATCGCCCAGCAGGTTTTCCAGGGCGCGGACGCCTTCCTGCAGGGGGTCCCACCCGGGGCCTTTGGCCCTGCCTCCTCAGGTGGGTTTCTGTTCGGTCAGCCCCCTAAAGCAGGCGACCCGCTGGGTATAAAATGTGAGGATGTGGAGGAGAGCCTGCTGAACTCAGGAGTCGCCCCCCCTGAGATGTACTACGGATCTGGAGATGATCAGGAGACCGATGGGCAGTCTCTGCTGGGGCTGGACGACACACTGGGGCGAGGAGAGAGCTCAACAAACCCAGGAGTCTCCCCTTCAG GTTTTAGTGACGTGAACATTGCGGGTTCTGCCGCAGCTGCCATCCAGCTGGCTGGTCGTCCTGTGTCACTGGAGCAGCCCAGCCAAGGTGGTTCTCCTTCCCCAGCCTCCGCCAGACAGAGGAAGCGTCGCCGCGGTGGGAAAACGTCATGGAGCCACGGAGGTGCTCGGTGTGGCGGTCAGGCCAGCCTGGACAGAGCCCTGGTCAGCTTCCTGAACTGGCAGAGGTCGGCAGAGGAACGTCTCCTCTCCCTGGAGGAGTCGCGTCTGGAGAGGGAGCTGCAGGCCGAGGAGCGCAGGGAGGAGCGGGAGGAGAGACGGGCGGAACAGGAGCGCCAGCACGAGCTCCGCCTCTTCACCATGCTCACGGGCGCATTGGCTGCTGTCAGACAGGCTGCTCCGACCACTGCGACTCCGCCGACTGACCCCCACGTTTTCCCCCCAGCTCATCCATCAGCCTCACTGATAACCACGGCTGCTGCCGCCGTCATGTCATCTTTATCTCAGACGCCTTCAGAGGCTCCCACGGCTCAGGCTGTTCCCACGCAGGAGGCTACAACCTTAACACCACCTACATCTGTCAAGGCCGGCAAAACGCCTCCGATTGTTGTAGCAGTACTGACGGGTGAAGTGCCCCCCGCCCCTAGCATTTACCTGTCCAATCGTGGTAATAGGTTCCGACAGCATCAGGGCATTCTCCAGGAAGGGTTTTTCCAATATGCACAGGACAAATACCACGAGACAAAAAACCCTCAT GGTGTCATCAACATGGGAACCAGTGAGAACAAACTATGCTACGATCTCCTCCTAGAGCGG ATGACCAAGCCTGACATGCTGCAAATTGACCCGCCTCTGTTGCAATACTCCGACTGGAGGGGACACACATT CCTGAGACAGGCGGTGGCCGACTTCCTGACTCACTACTGCTCCGCTCCGAAGCCGCTCAAAGCCGAAAAT gTTGTGGTGATGAATGGTTGCGGCTCCCTTTTCTCGTGTGTTGCTGCGGTAATTTGTGACCCTGAAG ATGCAATTCTTATTTCCACTCCTTTCTACGGCGTCATCACAGAGGATCTGCATTTGTATAGTGATGTTAATCTCTTCCATGTTCCTTTGGACTGTGAG GCTGATGGCAAAGACAGTCGTCCCTTCCACCTCACCGTGGGGAAACTAGAAGAAGGTCTGAAACAAGCTGAGCAAGAG GGGTTGACGATCCGAGGGGTCATACTAATGAACCCCCATAATCCTCTGGCTGATGTCTACACCCTGGCGGAAATGATGGCCTTCTTGGAGTTTGCCAAAAG AAACGAACTCCACGCCATTGTGGACGAGGTGTACATGCTGACGGTCTTTGATGAATCTTTCACCTTCCACAGTGTCCTCAGTGCAGACAG TTTGCCAGACCCACAGAGGACGCACGTAATGTGGGGGTTGAGCAAG GACTTTGCAATGTCAGGAATGAGAGTAGGAACTCTGCATTCCGAGAACAGACACATAGTGGAAGCTGTGGCCCTGCTGGGCTCATTCCACGGGATCTCTGGACCCACGCAGCACCAGATAGCACAGCTGCTTCAGGACAGAG AGTGGATCAGTGAAGAGTTCCTGCCAGTGAACAGAAGCCGACTGAAAGCTTCTCACAGCTACGTGACAGGAGAGCTGCAGAGTCTGGGCATCCCCTACCTGGACCGGCGTGCTGCGCTGTATGTCTGGGCCGACCTCAGGAAG TTCCTCAGAGACTCATCGTTTGAGGAGGAGTTGTGTATGTGGAGGAGTTTCCTCCGAAACAAGGTGGTGCTGAGCTGTGGTCAGGCCTTCTCCTGCTCCGTGCCCGGCTGGTTCCGCATCGTCTTTGCAGACCAACAATGCAACCTTCAACTCG GCCTGAAGCGATTCAGGGCGGCTTTGAAAGAAATGAGGGAAAGTACCAGCCCCCATCCACAGTCCATCAAAGAAGCcagtgaggagaaggagacgtcAGTGAAAGAGGACAGTGGCGACTCGGACAACGCCGCGACTGttcattcaacaccatctccccGGCAGGAGTCAGCCGACCCGCTGAAGGAGAAGGATAGCCCTGTTCCAGAAGAAGCCTTGTTGGCCCCCGAGGAGCTCGTGTTGCTGAACTGCCAATCATCGAAGCACGCGGAGTGTCTGGACTCTCTGATTGGTACACTCAGGCAACAAATCCACTCCTCCGATTGGCTGGAGAAGAACACTCCAGAGCTGTCTGCCGGAGAGGACCCGGAGATTCTAGATGTTTTCAAGGCCCTGCTACAAAGGGCCAGTAAGTAG